One window from the genome of Dyella sp. A6 encodes:
- the rpoC gene encoding DNA-directed RNA polymerase subunit beta': MKDLLNLFNQQRTTPEFDSIKIALASPELIRSWSYGEVKKPETINYRTFKPERDGLFCAAIFGPVKDYECLCGKYKRMKHRGVVCEKCGTEVTLAKVRRERMGHIELASPTAHIWFLKSLPSRIGLMLDMTLRDIERILYFEAFVVIDPGLTALERGQMLTEDQYLEAVEEHGDEFDARMGAEAVFELLKSLDLPAEVIRLKEEIASTGSETKLKRLTKRVKLIEAFLESGNRPEWMVMTVLPVLPPDLRPLVPLDGGRFATSDLNDLYRRVINRNNRLKRLLELSAPDIIVRNEKRMLQESVDALLDNGRRGRAITGTNKRALKSLADMIKGKQGRFRQNLLGKRVDYSGRSVIVVGPTLRLHQCGLPKKMALELFKPFIFAKLQARGDATTIKAAKKLVEREEPQVWDILEEVIREHPVLLNRAPTLHRLGIQAFEPKLIEGKAIQLHPLVCTAFNADFDGDQMAVHVPLSIEAQLEARALMMSSNNILSPANGEPIIVPTQDVVLGLYYMTRELVNAKGTGMVFSGIGEVRRAYDNRAVQLHAKVKVRVKQVHIADDGTRHSETLLLDTTVGRALLLEIMPEGLPFELANTELSKKAISRLINASYRRLGLKETVVFADQLMYTGYRFATRAGISIGIDDMIIPDEKKGILEEAEKEVVEIQQQYQSGLVTAGERYNKVVDIWSRTNELVAKAMIDGIGTEKVTDAEGKTVNQKSMNSLYIMADSGARGSVAQIRQLAGMRGLMARPDGSIIETPIKANFREGLNVLQYFNSTHGARKGLADTALKTANSGYLTRRLVDVAQDVVVTMEDCGTENGLTMQPIVEGGDVVEPLRDRVLGRVVVEDVYAPGDDDQPIVTRDTLLDEALVEKLDQAGVQLIKVRSPITCEATHGVCGLCYGRDLARGHLVNIGEAVGVIAAQSIGEPGTQLTMRTFHIGGAASRAAAVDNVTVKTTGTLKFNNLKTVQHAQGHLVAVSRSGEVSVIDANGRERERYKVPYGATLALKDGDPVKAGQTVANWDPHTHPIVSEVAGTVRFIDFIDGVTVQNQTDELTGLESAVVTDPKRRGTAAKDLRPIVRLEDAKGRELKLPGTDVPAQYFLPAGAIVSIQNGAEVGVGDVVARIPQETSKTRDITGGLPRVADLFEARKPKEPAILAERSGVVSFGKDTKGKQRLIIKDVDGNEHEELIPKWRQVIVFEGEHVEKGETVVDGEPNPHDILRLLGVEPLAAYLVKEIQDVYRLQGVKINDKHIEAIIRQMLRKVEITEPGESHYLRGEQVERVRINEENDRAVNKGERPAGYESVLLGITKASLATESFISAASFQETTRVLTEAAVRGTRDTLRGLKENVIVGRLIPAGTGLAYHTQRQRQGGLTALELETLSGSVPQASSVEAPAGTDAGVE, encoded by the coding sequence ATGAAAGACTTGCTCAATCTGTTCAACCAGCAGCGCACCACGCCCGAGTTCGACTCGATCAAGATCGCCCTGGCATCGCCGGAGCTGATCCGCTCGTGGTCGTACGGCGAGGTGAAGAAGCCGGAAACGATCAACTACCGTACCTTCAAGCCCGAGCGTGACGGCCTGTTCTGCGCCGCCATCTTCGGTCCGGTGAAGGACTACGAGTGCCTGTGCGGCAAGTACAAGCGCATGAAGCACCGCGGCGTGGTCTGCGAAAAGTGCGGCACCGAAGTGACCCTGGCCAAGGTGCGCCGTGAGCGCATGGGCCATATCGAACTGGCTAGCCCGACCGCCCACATCTGGTTCCTCAAGTCGCTGCCCTCGCGCATCGGCCTGATGCTGGACATGACCCTGCGCGACATCGAGCGCATCCTGTACTTCGAGGCCTTCGTGGTGATTGACCCGGGTCTGACCGCGCTCGAGCGCGGCCAGATGCTGACCGAGGACCAGTACCTCGAGGCTGTCGAAGAGCACGGCGACGAGTTCGATGCCCGCATGGGTGCGGAAGCCGTGTTCGAGCTGCTGAAGTCGCTGGACCTGCCGGCCGAAGTGATCCGCCTGAAGGAAGAGATCGCTTCCACCGGTTCGGAAACCAAGCTCAAGCGCCTGACCAAGCGGGTCAAGCTGATCGAGGCCTTCCTCGAGTCCGGCAACCGTCCGGAATGGATGGTCATGACCGTGCTGCCGGTGCTGCCGCCGGACCTGCGTCCACTGGTGCCGCTGGATGGCGGTCGCTTCGCCACGTCCGACCTGAACGACCTGTACCGCCGCGTCATCAACCGCAACAACCGCCTGAAGCGCCTGCTTGAACTCAGCGCGCCCGACATCATCGTGCGCAACGAAAAGCGCATGCTGCAGGAATCGGTGGATGCGCTGCTGGACAACGGTCGCCGTGGTCGTGCCATCACCGGTACCAACAAGCGTGCGCTGAAGTCGCTGGCCGACATGATCAAGGGCAAGCAGGGGCGTTTCCGCCAGAACCTGCTCGGCAAGCGCGTGGACTACTCCGGTCGTTCGGTGATCGTGGTGGGGCCGACCCTGCGTCTGCACCAGTGCGGCCTGCCCAAGAAGATGGCGCTCGAGCTGTTCAAGCCGTTCATCTTCGCCAAGCTGCAGGCCCGTGGCGACGCGACCACCATCAAGGCCGCCAAGAAGCTGGTCGAGCGCGAAGAGCCGCAGGTGTGGGACATCCTCGAAGAGGTGATCCGCGAACATCCGGTGCTGCTCAACCGCGCCCCGACGCTGCACCGCCTCGGCATCCAGGCGTTCGAGCCGAAGCTGATCGAAGGCAAGGCCATCCAGCTGCATCCGCTGGTCTGTACCGCTTTCAACGCCGACTTCGACGGTGACCAGATGGCCGTGCACGTGCCGCTGTCGATCGAAGCGCAGCTCGAAGCGCGCGCCCTGATGATGTCGTCGAACAACATCCTGTCGCCCGCCAACGGCGAGCCGATCATCGTGCCGACCCAGGACGTGGTGCTGGGCCTGTACTACATGACCCGCGAGCTGGTGAATGCGAAGGGCACCGGCATGGTGTTCTCCGGCATCGGCGAAGTGCGTCGCGCCTACGACAACCGTGCGGTCCAGCTGCACGCCAAGGTCAAGGTGCGCGTGAAGCAGGTGCATATTGCCGACGACGGCACGCGGCATAGCGAGACCCTGCTGCTGGATACCACGGTGGGTCGTGCGCTGCTGCTCGAGATCATGCCCGAAGGCCTGCCGTTCGAGCTGGCCAACACGGAGCTGTCGAAGAAAGCCATCTCGCGCCTGATCAACGCCAGCTACCGTCGCCTCGGTCTGAAGGAGACCGTGGTGTTCGCCGACCAGCTGATGTACACCGGCTACCGTTTCGCGACGCGCGCGGGTATCTCGATCGGCATCGATGACATGATCATCCCGGACGAGAAGAAGGGCATCCTGGAAGAGGCCGAGAAGGAAGTCGTCGAGATCCAGCAGCAGTACCAGTCGGGTCTGGTCACGGCTGGTGAGCGCTACAACAAGGTGGTCGACATCTGGTCGCGCACCAACGAGCTGGTCGCCAAGGCGATGATCGACGGCATCGGTACCGAGAAGGTCACCGACGCCGAGGGCAAGACGGTCAACCAGAAGTCGATGAACTCGCTGTACATCATGGCTGACTCCGGCGCCCGTGGTTCGGTGGCGCAGATTCGCCAGCTGGCCGGCATGCGCGGCCTGATGGCCCGCCCGGACGGCTCGATCATCGAGACGCCGATCAAGGCCAACTTCCGCGAAGGCCTGAACGTGCTGCAGTACTTCAACTCCACCCACGGTGCCCGAAAGGGCCTGGCGGATACGGCGCTGAAGACGGCTAACTCGGGTTACCTGACCCGCCGTCTGGTGGACGTGGCGCAGGACGTGGTGGTCACCATGGAAGACTGCGGTACCGAGAATGGCCTGACCATGCAGCCGATCGTCGAAGGCGGTGACGTCGTCGAGCCGTTGCGCGACCGCGTACTGGGTCGGGTGGTGGTCGAGGATGTCTATGCGCCGGGCGACGACGATCAGCCTATCGTCACCCGTGACACCCTGCTCGACGAGGCGCTGGTCGAGAAGCTCGACCAGGCCGGCGTGCAGCTGATCAAGGTGCGTTCGCCGATCACCTGCGAAGCCACCCATGGCGTGTGCGGCCTGTGCTATGGCCGCGATCTGGCCCGTGGCCACCTGGTCAACATCGGCGAGGCGGTCGGCGTGATCGCCGCGCAGTCGATCGGCGAGCCCGGCACCCAGCTGACCATGCGTACGTTCCACATCGGTGGTGCGGCTTCGCGTGCGGCGGCAGTGGACAACGTCACGGTCAAGACCACCGGCACGCTGAAGTTCAACAACCTCAAGACGGTGCAGCACGCGCAGGGTCACCTGGTGGCCGTGTCGCGTTCGGGCGAAGTGTCGGTGATCGACGCAAACGGCCGCGAGCGTGAGCGCTACAAGGTGCCGTACGGCGCCACTCTGGCGCTGAAGGACGGCGATCCGGTCAAGGCGGGTCAGACCGTCGCGAACTGGGACCCGCACACCCATCCGATCGTTTCGGAAGTGGCCGGTACCGTGCGCTTCATCGACTTCATCGATGGTGTGACGGTGCAGAACCAGACCGACGAACTGACCGGCCTGGAGTCGGCGGTGGTCACCGATCCGAAGCGTCGCGGTACGGCGGCCAAGGATCTGCGTCCGATCGTGCGTCTGGAAGATGCGAAGGGTCGCGAGCTGAAGCTGCCGGGTACCGACGTGCCGGCGCAGTACTTCCTGCCGGCCGGCGCCATCGTGTCGATCCAGAACGGTGCAGAAGTGGGCGTGGGCGACGTGGTTGCCCGTATCCCGCAGGAAACCTCCAAGACGCGTGACATCACCGGTGGTCTGCCCCGCGTGGCCGACCTGTTCGAGGCACGCAAGCCGAAGGAACCGGCGATCCTGGCCGAGCGTTCGGGTGTGGTCAGCTTCGGCAAGGACACCAAGGGCAAGCAGCGCCTGATCATCAAGGACGTCGACGGCAACGAGCACGAGGAGCTGATTCCGAAGTGGCGTCAGGTCATCGTGTTCGAAGGCGAGCATGTGGAGAAGGGCGAAACCGTGGTCGACGGCGAGCCGAATCCGCATGACATCCTGCGCCTGCTGGGCGTGGAGCCGCTGGCAGCCTATCTGGTCAAGGAGATCCAGGACGTCTACCGTCTGCAGGGCGTGAAGATCAACGACAAGCACATCGAGGCGATCATTCGCCAGATGCTGCGCAAGGTGGAGATCACCGAGCCCGGTGAGAGCCATTATCTGCGCGGCGAGCAGGTCGAGCGCGTGCGCATCAACGAAGAAAACGACCGTGCCGTCAACAAGGGCGAGCGTCCGGCGGGCTACGAGTCGGTGTTGCTGGGCATCACCAAGGCGTCGCTGGCGACCGAGTCGTTCATCTCGGCCGCATCGTTCCAGGAAACCACCCGCGTGCTGACAGAGGCGGCGGTCCGTGGTACGCGCGACACCTTGCGTGGCTTGAAGGAAAATGTTATTGTCGGCCGGCTTATCCCAGCGGGTACGGGTCTGGCTTACCACACGCAGCGGCAACGCCAGGGTGGCCTGACCGCCCTGGAGCTCGAAACGCTTTCGGGTTCCGTCCCCCAGGCTTCCTCCGTGGAAGCGCCCGCAGGTACGGATGCAGGTGTCGAGTAA
- the rpsL gene encoding 30S ribosomal protein S12 encodes MTTVNQLVRKNRSPKSYKSASPALQSSPQRRGVCTRVYTTTPKKPNSALRKVAKVRLTNGYEVISYIGGEGHNLQEHSVVLIRGGRVKDLPGVRYHTVRGSLDCAGVAKRRQARSKYGAKRPKA; translated from the coding sequence ATGACGACAGTCAACCAGCTTGTGCGCAAGAACCGCAGCCCGAAGAGCTACAAGAGCGCTTCGCCTGCCCTGCAGAGTAGCCCGCAGCGTCGCGGCGTCTGCACGCGCGTTTACACGACCACCCCGAAGAAGCCGAACTCGGCCCTGCGCAAGGTGGCCAAGGTCCGTCTGACCAATGGCTACGAGGTCATCAGCTATATCGGTGGCGAAGGTCACAATCTGCAGGAGCACTCGGTGGTGCTGATCCGTGGCGGTCGTGTCAAGGATCTCCCGGGTGTGCGTTATCACACCGTGCGCGGCAGTCTCGATTGCGCCGGCGTCGCCAAGCGTCGCCAGGCCCGCTCGAAGTACGGCGCTAAGCGCCCGAAGGCCTAA
- the rpsG gene encoding 30S ribosomal protein S7 — translation MSRKGSHPARLILPDPKHGSQLIARFINMVMKSGKKSVAESIVYGALDHLGEKNAEPVALVEKALNNIAPAVEVKSRRVGGATYQVPVEVRPGRRMALAMRWAIEAARKRGETSMPRKLAAELLEASESRGGAIKKREETHRMAEANKAFSHYRW, via the coding sequence ATGTCGCGTAAAGGTTCACATCCCGCCCGTCTGATCCTGCCGGATCCCAAGCACGGCAGCCAGCTGATTGCCCGCTTCATCAACATGGTGATGAAGAGCGGCAAGAAGTCCGTGGCCGAGAGCATCGTCTACGGTGCGCTCGATCATCTGGGCGAAAAGAATGCAGAGCCGGTGGCTCTGGTCGAGAAGGCGCTCAATAACATTGCCCCGGCGGTCGAGGTGAAGTCCCGCCGCGTCGGTGGTGCCACCTATCAGGTGCCGGTTGAAGTGCGTCCGGGTCGTCGTATGGCGCTGGCCATGCGTTGGGCGATCGAGGCTGCGCGCAAGCGTGGCGAGACCTCGATGCCGCGCAAGCTTGCGGCCGAGCTTCTCGAAGCCTCCGAAAGCCGCGGTGGCGCGATCAAGAAGCGCGAAGAGACCCATCGCATGGCGGAAGCCAACAAGGCGTTCTCGCATTACCGCTGGTAA
- the fusA gene encoding elongation factor G: MARTTPIERYRNFGIMAHIDAGKTTTTERILFYTGVSHKIGEVHDGAATMDWMEQEQERGITITSAATTCFWQGMDRSLPQHRFNIIDTPGHVDFTIEVERSLRVLDGAVFVLCAVGGVQPQSETVWRQANKYSVPRLAFVNKMDRTGANFEKVVGQLKSRLGAHPVPMQVPIGAEDNFEGVVDLVKMKAIYWDMESQGMNFEYRDIPADLKDVVETARNFMVESAAETSEELMNKYLEEGDLGEDDIISGLRAGTLSTSLIPVFCGTAFKNKGVQAMLDAVIQLLPSPADRPPVKGVDESEHEASRPADDKAPFSALAFKIMTDPFVGSLTFFRVYSGVLNSGDSVYNPVKSKKERVGRILQMHSNERLEIKEVRAGDIAAAVGLKDVTTGDTLCAQDQVIVLERMTFPEPVISMAVEPKTKSDQEKMGIALGRLAQEDPTFRVRTDEESGQTIISGMGELHLDIMVDRMRREFNVEANVGKPQVAYRETIQGEYKADFKHAKQSGGKGQYGHVVIEFSPMSDADAKHADVKDDFLFVNEITGGVVPKEYIPSVEKGLRESITSGHLAGFPVVGIKARLVFGSYHDVDSSEMAFKIAAHGAFRELFQDGSKQSRPILLEPIMKVEIVTPEDYLGDVMGDVSRRRGVLQGSDDTPSGKTINAMIPLGEMFGYATSLRSQTQGRATFTMEFDHYEPAPNNIAEQVMKKA, translated from the coding sequence ATGGCACGCACCACACCGATCGAGCGCTACCGCAACTTCGGCATCATGGCCCACATCGATGCCGGCAAGACCACCACGACGGAGCGCATCCTTTTCTACACCGGCGTCAGTCACAAGATTGGCGAGGTGCATGATGGTGCGGCCACGATGGACTGGATGGAGCAGGAGCAGGAGCGCGGCATCACCATCACCTCGGCGGCCACCACTTGCTTCTGGCAGGGTATGGACCGCTCGCTGCCGCAGCACCGCTTCAACATCATCGACACTCCCGGGCACGTCGACTTCACCATCGAGGTGGAGCGCTCCCTGCGCGTGCTCGATGGTGCGGTATTCGTGTTGTGTGCGGTCGGTGGCGTGCAGCCGCAGTCCGAGACCGTGTGGCGCCAGGCCAACAAGTATTCGGTGCCCCGCCTCGCGTTCGTCAACAAGATGGACCGCACCGGCGCCAATTTCGAGAAGGTGGTCGGTCAGCTGAAGTCCCGCCTCGGTGCCCATCCGGTGCCGATGCAGGTGCCGATCGGTGCCGAGGACAACTTCGAAGGCGTGGTCGACCTGGTCAAGATGAAGGCTATCTACTGGGATATGGAGTCCCAGGGCATGAACTTCGAGTACCGCGACATTCCCGCGGACCTGAAGGACGTGGTCGAGACGGCGCGCAACTTCATGGTCGAGTCGGCGGCCGAGACCTCCGAAGAGCTGATGAATAAGTACCTCGAAGAGGGTGACCTCGGCGAGGACGACATCATTTCTGGTCTGCGCGCGGGCACGCTGTCCACGTCGCTGATCCCGGTGTTCTGCGGTACTGCGTTCAAGAACAAGGGCGTGCAGGCCATGCTCGACGCGGTCATCCAGCTGCTGCCGTCGCCGGCCGACCGCCCGCCGGTCAAGGGTGTCGACGAAAGCGAGCATGAGGCCAGCCGCCCGGCCGACGACAAGGCGCCGTTCTCCGCGCTTGCGTTCAAGATCATGACCGATCCGTTCGTCGGTTCGCTGACCTTCTTCCGGGTCTACTCCGGCGTATTGAACTCGGGCGATTCGGTCTACAACCCGGTCAAGTCGAAGAAAGAACGTGTGGGCCGCATCCTGCAGATGCACTCCAACGAGCGCCTGGAAATCAAGGAAGTGCGTGCGGGCGACATCGCTGCGGCGGTCGGCCTGAAGGACGTGACCACTGGCGACACGTTGTGCGCTCAGGACCAGGTCATCGTGCTCGAGCGCATGACCTTCCCGGAGCCGGTGATCTCGATGGCGGTCGAGCCGAAGACCAAGTCGGACCAGGAGAAGATGGGTATCGCGCTGGGGCGCCTGGCGCAGGAAGATCCCACCTTCCGCGTGCGCACCGACGAGGAGTCTGGCCAGACCATCATCTCCGGCATGGGCGAGCTGCACCTGGACATCATGGTCGACCGCATGCGTCGCGAGTTCAACGTCGAGGCGAATGTCGGCAAGCCGCAGGTGGCTTACCGCGAGACAATCCAGGGCGAATACAAGGCCGACTTCAAGCACGCCAAGCAGTCGGGCGGCAAGGGCCAGTACGGTCACGTGGTGATCGAGTTCTCGCCGATGTCGGACGCCGATGCCAAGCATGCCGATGTCAAGGACGATTTCCTGTTCGTCAACGAAATTACCGGCGGCGTGGTTCCGAAGGAATACATTCCGTCGGTCGAAAAGGGCCTGCGCGAATCCATCACCAGCGGTCACCTGGCCGGCTTCCCGGTGGTGGGTATCAAGGCGCGCCTCGTGTTCGGCTCCTACCACGACGTCGATTCGTCGGAAATGGCCTTCAAGATCGCCGCCCATGGCGCGTTCAGGGAGCTGTTCCAGGACGGTTCGAAGCAGTCGCGTCCGATCCTTCTCGAGCCGATCATGAAGGTGGAGATCGTGACGCCGGAGGATTACCTCGGCGACGTGATGGGCGACGTCAGTCGTCGTCGCGGCGTGCTGCAGGGTTCTGACGACACCCCGTCGGGCAAGACCATCAACGCGATGATCCCGCTCGGCGAGATGTTCGGCTACGCCACTTCGCTGCGTTCGCAGACGCAGGGGCGTGCCACGTTCACGATGGAGTTCGATCATTACGAGCCGGCGCCGAACAACATCGCCGAGCAGGTGATGAAGAAGGCCTGA
- the tuf gene encoding elongation factor Tu — MAKGKFERTKPHVNVGTIGHVDHGKTTLTAALTKIGAERFGGEFKAYDAIDAAPEEKARGITISTAHVEYESPTRHYAHVDCPGHADYVKNMITGAAQMDGAILVCSAADGPMPQTREHILLSRQVGVPYIVVFLNKADMVDDAELLELVEMEVRELLSKYDFPGDDTPIIKGSALKALEGDQSEIGVPAIIALVDALDSYIPEPQRDIDKPFLMPVEDVFSISGRGTVVTGRVERGIIKVGEEIEIVGIRPTTKTTVTGVEMFRKLLDQGQAGDNVGLLLRGTKRDEVERGQVLAKPGSITPHTDFEAEVYVLSKDEGGRHTPFFKGYRPQFYFRTTDVTGAVQLPEGVEMVMPGDNVKMVVSLIHPIAMDEGLRFAIREGGRTVGAGVVAKIVK; from the coding sequence ATGGCAAAGGGTAAATTCGAACGCACCAAGCCGCACGTCAACGTGGGCACGATCGGACACGTGGACCACGGCAAGACGACGCTGACGGCGGCACTGACGAAGATCGGTGCGGAACGGTTTGGCGGCGAATTCAAGGCCTACGACGCGATCGACGCGGCGCCGGAAGAAAAGGCACGCGGCATCACGATTTCCACCGCACACGTGGAATACGAATCGCCGACGCGCCACTACGCGCACGTGGACTGCCCGGGTCACGCGGACTACGTGAAGAACATGATCACGGGTGCGGCGCAGATGGACGGCGCGATCCTGGTGTGCTCGGCCGCTGACGGCCCGATGCCGCAGACGCGCGAACACATCCTGCTGTCGCGCCAGGTGGGCGTGCCGTACATCGTCGTGTTCCTGAACAAGGCCGACATGGTGGACGACGCCGAGCTGCTCGAGCTGGTCGAGATGGAAGTGCGCGAGCTGCTGTCGAAGTACGACTTCCCGGGCGACGACACGCCGATCATCAAGGGTTCGGCGCTGAAGGCGCTGGAAGGTGATCAGAGCGAAATCGGCGTGCCGGCGATCATCGCGCTGGTGGATGCGCTGGATTCGTACATTCCGGAACCGCAGCGCGACATCGACAAGCCGTTTCTGATGCCGGTCGAAGACGTGTTCTCGATCTCGGGTCGTGGCACGGTGGTGACCGGTCGCGTGGAGCGCGGCATCATCAAGGTGGGCGAGGAAATCGAGATTGTCGGTATCCGCCCGACCACCAAGACGACGGTGACCGGCGTTGAAATGTTCCGCAAGCTGCTGGACCAGGGCCAGGCGGGCGACAACGTGGGCCTGCTGCTGCGCGGCACGAAGCGTGACGAAGTGGAGCGTGGCCAGGTGCTGGCCAAGCCGGGTTCGATCACGCCGCACACGGACTTCGAGGCCGAGGTGTACGTGCTGTCGAAGGACGAGGGTGGTCGTCACACGCCGTTCTTCAAGGGCTACCGTCCGCAGTTCTACTTCCGCACGACGGACGTGACGGGCGCGGTGCAGCTGCCGGAAGGCGTCGAGATGGTGATGCCTGGCGACAACGTGAAGATGGTGGTGAGCCTGATCCACCCGATCGCGATGGACGAGGGCCTGCGCTTCGCGATCCGCGAAGGCGGTCGTACCGTCGGCGCCGGCGTCGTCGCCAAGATCGTCAAGTAA
- the rpsJ gene encoding 30S ribosomal protein S10 codes for MANQKIRIRLKAFDHRLIDRSASEIVETAKRTGATVLGPIPLPTKIERYTILVSPHVDKDARDQYETRTHKRVLDIVDPNDKTVDALMKLDLAAGVDVQIKLG; via the coding sequence ATGGCGAACCAGAAGATTCGCATCCGGCTCAAGGCGTTCGATCATCGTCTGATCGACCGTTCGGCCAGCGAGATCGTCGAGACGGCCAAGCGCACGGGCGCTACGGTGCTCGGCCCGATTCCGCTCCCGACCAAGATCGAGCGCTACACCATTCTGGTGTCGCCTCACGTCGACAAGGACGCGCGCGACCAGTACGAGACCCGTACGCACAAGCGTGTGCTCGACATCGTCGACCCCAACGACAAAACCGTGGACGCGCTCATGAAGCTTGACCTCGCCGCAGGCGTGGATGTCCAGATCAAGCTTGGCTGA
- the rplC gene encoding 50S ribosomal protein L3 — MSIGLVGRKCGMSRLFTEDGRSIPVTLIEATPNRVTQLKTEDNDGYSAVQVAAGVKRASLLTAPLKGHYAKAKVEPGRGLWEFRVSADDLGKYTVGAEIKADELFAVGQIVDVAGVSKGKGFQGTIKRHNFKMGDATHGNSLSHRAPGSIGQRQTPGRVFPGKKMAGHMGAVNRTQQGLEVVKVDAERHLIAVKGAVPGATGGDVVIRPTTKG, encoded by the coding sequence ATGAGTATCGGACTGGTTGGCCGCAAGTGCGGCATGAGCCGACTCTTCACTGAAGACGGACGCTCGATTCCGGTGACGCTGATTGAAGCCACCCCGAATCGCGTCACTCAGTTGAAGACGGAAGATAACGATGGCTACAGCGCGGTGCAGGTCGCGGCGGGCGTGAAGCGCGCCAGCCTGCTGACGGCGCCGCTGAAGGGCCACTACGCCAAGGCCAAGGTTGAGCCGGGTCGCGGTCTCTGGGAGTTCCGCGTGTCTGCCGACGACCTCGGCAAGTACACGGTGGGTGCCGAGATCAAGGCTGACGAGCTGTTCGCCGTTGGTCAGATCGTGGACGTTGCCGGTGTGTCCAAGGGCAAGGGCTTCCAGGGCACCATCAAGCGCCACAACTTCAAGATGGGCGACGCGACGCACGGTAACTCGCTGTCGCACCGTGCTCCGGGTTCGATCGGTCAGCGTCAGACGCCGGGCCGCGTGTTCCCCGGCAAGAAGATGGCCGGTCACATGGGTGCGGTGAACCGCACGCAGCAGGGTCTGGAAGTGGTCAAGGTCGACGCCGAGCGTCATCTGATCGCGGTGAAGGGTGCCGTCCCCGGTGCGACCGGTGGCGACGTCGTGATCCGTCCGACCACCAAGGGTTGA
- the rplD gene encoding 50S ribosomal protein L4 produces the protein MELNVIGAKPLSVSDEVFGGEFKQALIHQVVVAYQAGGRAGTKAQLTRGELSGTTKKFKKQKGGGARHGDYRAPIFVGGGVAFAAKPRSYEQKVNRKSYRVAIRSILSELNRQGRLKVVEGFGIEQPKTKAMIAKMKDLDVSGRVLLVSEDANEALFLAARNIPYLHVVDVMALNPVSLVGSDHVVVTVEAVKKIEEWLA, from the coding sequence ATGGAACTGAATGTCATTGGCGCCAAGCCGCTCAGCGTGTCGGACGAAGTGTTCGGCGGTGAGTTCAAGCAGGCCCTGATCCACCAGGTGGTGGTTGCGTACCAGGCCGGCGGTCGCGCCGGTACCAAGGCGCAGCTGACGCGTGGTGAGCTGTCGGGTACCACCAAGAAGTTCAAGAAGCAGAAGGGCGGCGGTGCGCGTCACGGCGACTACCGCGCCCCGATCTTCGTCGGCGGCGGTGTGGCTTTCGCGGCCAAGCCCCGCAGCTATGAGCAGAAGGTCAACCGCAAGTCGTATCGCGTGGCGATCCGCTCGATCCTGTCCGAGCTGAACCGCCAGGGCCGCCTGAAGGTGGTCGAGGGTTTCGGCATCGAGCAGCCGAAGACCAAGGCGATGATCGCCAAGATGAAGGATCTGGACGTTTCCGGCCGCGTGCTGCTGGTGTCCGAGGATGCCAACGAGGCGCTGTTCCTGGCCGCGCGCAACATCCCGTACCTGCATGTGGTCGACGTGATGGCGCTGAACCCGGTCAGCCTGGTCGGGTCCGACCACGTGGTGGTGACCGTCGAGGCGGTTAAGAAGATCGAGGAGTGGCTGGCATGA
- the rplW gene encoding 50S ribosomal protein L23 produces MSNERILNTLRAPYISEKAARLAESNQYVFVVAPEATKADVRAAVEKMFDVKVEQVNLVNTKGKVKSFRFRAGNRQGKRKAYVRLADGQTIDVSAKA; encoded by the coding sequence ATGAGCAACGAACGCATTCTGAATACGCTGCGTGCCCCGTACATCTCCGAGAAGGCTGCGCGCCTGGCCGAGAGCAACCAGTACGTGTTCGTGGTTGCCCCCGAGGCGACCAAGGCCGATGTCCGCGCGGCGGTGGAGAAGATGTTCGACGTCAAGGTCGAGCAGGTGAACCTCGTCAACACCAAGGGCAAGGTCAAGTCCTTCCGTTTCCGCGCTGGCAACCGCCAGGGCAAGCGCAAGGCGTATGTGCGCCTCGCCGACGGTCAGACCATTGACGTGTCTGCCAAGGCCTGA